In Armatimonadota bacterium, the genomic window GGCTGAAGCAGCGGCGGCAGGAGGAGCAGACGGGGTGGTTGTGGCCAACCGAATCTACAAGCCCCAGTTCCAGTCAGGACACGGAGGCGAGGAGCTGAGGCAGAGGAATCTGGCCCAGATAAGGAGCATCCGGGAACGGCTCCCGGGACTGGCGATCTCGGCCACGGGAGGAGTATACTGTGGCAGACACGTCTATGATTACCTGCGGGCCGGAGCGGAGAACGTGCAGCTTCTCAGTTACCTGATGGGGCGGGTGAAGAAGCCGTTCGCCAGGACAGCGGGAGGGAGGCTCGATAAGGTCTTCCATCGGTTGTTGCTTGATCCCGAGGATGGCGTGGTGGCGTGCGTCTTGAGAGAGGGGCACTGGCATGAGTGAAGTCGCCCGACGTCGCGGACGCCGCGGCTCGGCAGGAACGAGCGGCCAGCGCGCGAAACCTCCACCGTCAAGCGGATGAAACGCGGCGAGATCATCGAATGGGTGCTCATCCTCCTGGCCCTGGTCAGCCTGTGGCCGTGGATATTCGGCTATCGCCCGGGGTGGTACCGGCTGGTGCTGGTCGCCGCGCTTGCCGCCATGATCTGGGTGGCGGTGCGCCGCATCGGCCGCGTCAGCAGGCAATAGGAAGCGGGCAGGAGGACGCGTTGCCCCGCCGGCTGGCCGCGGGTGCGTGTACGCCGCTAGGCGTTCCCCATGAACCAGGTTGACCTGTTCATCATCGTCATCCTCGGCGTCAACATCTACTACGCGGTGACGCGCGGCTTGCTGCGCGGCCTGGGCGATCTGGCCGCGCTGTTTCTCGCCCTGGGGCTCGGTTCTCTGGTCTATCCGGCGCCGGCGGCGGTGCTGGGTTTCATCGGTTTCCCGCCGCTGGTGCGCGATCTCGTGGGGTTCATCGTCGCCGCGGTAGCGATCGCCGTCGGCGTCGGCTACCTCTTCGGCCACATCGCCGAGCGGCGACCGCTGTGGCCCCTGCTCGACCACGTCGGCGGCGGGGCCGCCGGGGCGGTGATTGGCAGCGTGCTGGTAAGCGTGCTCCTGCTGCTGTCCGCCGCCGTCACCGGCAGCGCGCGCCCGATCGAGCGCGCTGCGCTGGCCGAGCCCTTCGTCGAGCTGGTGCCGGAACTGCACGTGGCGATGGACCGGGTGGGCCTACCCATCCCCAAGCTGGTGCTGCTCCCCCCGCGCTACGAGCAAGAGCTGGTCCCCATGCGCTACGGCCCCCAGTTCATGCGCCTCAACTTCGCGCGGCTGGAGGGGGCGACGTGCATCAAGTGCCGCGGCCCCGTGCGCTTCCTCGGCTACCGGCGCGTCAAGGGCAGCCGCATCGCCCCCAAGTTCGTCTGCCTCCGCTGCGGCCGCACCAGCGACGGCTGCCAGACGTTCCAGGGCATGCACGCCATCTACGGCCAGTGCCCGGTGCTGGTCGCCCGCCAAGGCGTCAAGCTCAACTGCGGCATCTGGACCAACCCCGACTGGGTCTATCCGCTTAGCCCCTGCCCGGTGGACGGCAATGTCTTCACCGGTCCCTAGGCCCCTTCGGGCCGGGATGGCGGCGCTCTGCGCCTAGCCACGTCACCGCCCCCAGGAGCGACAGTGAAGCGTCGGACATGGACATGGACATGCCTCGGCCTCGCGCTGGCGGTCGCCGGCCTCTGGGCGCTGTGCGCCCGCCGGCCTGACGGCGCCCGCGCTGCCGAGCGCGCCTTCGCGCTGCGGACCTCGGGGATCGTGCTCACCGTCCCTGGCGTGGTCGCGCGCATCCTCGACGACGACACCCGCTCCCCGCGTCACCAGCGCTTCATCCTGCGCACCGCGCGCGGCCAGACGCTGCTAGTCTCGCATAACCTGGAGCTGGCGCCCCGCGCACCGGTGCGCGCGGGCGACGCGGTCACGGTGCGCGGGCAGTACGAGTGGAATAACGAGGGCGGGTTGCTGCACAACACCCACTCTCGGCCGCGGCGTCCGAGCGGGTGGATTCGCCTCTCGCGCGTGGGGCGTACGTATCACTAATGGTAGCCGCCGGGCATCAGAACGCCTGCCACGGCAGCAGGGCCTGACGCAGCGCCGCCGCCTGGGCGATGACCAGCCAGGCGTATGCGCCAATGGCAAGCCACTGCAAGCCCTCCCGGCAGCGCCTGAGCCACCGCGCCGCCTGCCATAGGACTATCCCGATGAGGGCGGCCGACCCCATCTCGGGGGCGTAGAGGTAGCGATCATCGGCCTGGACGAAGATCAGCGCCGGCAGATAGAAGGCGATGCGCCATGTCAGCATCACCAGCGCCGCCGACAGAGAGCCCATCAGCAGCACTCCAGCGCCGACGCCGCGCGCCAGCCCCAGCCCGTCCGCCCACCCCAGGCTGCGCAGCTGGATCGCCTCCCACAGCCGGGCCAGCGGGCGCGAGAGGTAGTAGCCGTGCAGACGCATGCCGAGGTGGCGGAACGGGTGACGCTGGGGGGGTGCAACGATGGTGCCCGAGAAGTGGCGAAAAGCTATATAGCCCACGGCCAGCGCCCCCACGATCGCTGCCGCGCACAGCGCCAACCGGCGCGTCCCACGTCGCGTAGTCAGCGCCCACGCCAAGACCACCGCCACCAGCGCCCCGCCCGTCTCCTTGGACCCCACCGCCAGCAGGAAAAGCAGCGCGCCCGTCGCGACCAGCGACCATGCCCGCCGTTGGTGCGCCAGCATGAGAGCGATCATCGCGGCCAACGTGAACATCCCGCAGAGCAGGTCCATGCGCGCGGCGATCCACGCCACCGGCTCGGCGTGCGTGGGCAGCACGGCGTAAAGCGCACCCGCCATCATCCCCGGCAGCCAGTTGCCCGCCAGCAGGGCCACCAGCCACCCCAACAGCAACACCGCTATCGCGTGCAGCGCGAGGTTGACGGCGTGGGAGGGGTGGGGATTCTCCCCCCATAAGCAGTAATCAATCGCGTGCGAGGTGAGGGCGATGGGGCGGTAGTACACGTAAGTGGGGCTGATCGTGCGCCCCCAGAAGGATGATTCGAAGTAGTGGCGCGCACCGAGCAGACCGTGCGGGCGCACCGCGTTGATGATCAGCCGTTCGTCGTGATCGGGGATGCGAAAACCGGTGAATATGATCGGCCAGTACAGGGCCGCGACCACCAACACACACAGCAGCGCCCACACGGCGACGATCCGCTTCTGGCGGGCGGCGCCACGGGATGACCACGCTTGGACCTCGAACAGATCCCCCCACACGTGAACCGTCTTCGCCGCCGACTGCAGGAATCATTCTGCCCGTGCCGGCGCCCAGCGGCCTCTCGCCGCCGCCAGGCGCTGCGCGTGATTGTGGAAATCCGGCCAATACAGCTCGGGGCTGCCGAGCTCGGCGATCACCTCCAGCGCGATATCGAACTTACCCTCGCTCAGCAGCGACAGGACATAGGCCTCGGGGCGGGCAGGGCTGGGACTGGACATGAGCGTCTCCGGGGCGTGATGGCGCCAGTCAAAGTATCGGCAGGCGGGAGGCGTCGCTTGAGGATTCAGGGGGGGGTGGCGCAGCCATTTCCGAATCCCGATGGCTAGGCCCTTCGGGCCGCTGGCTAGGCCTAAAGGCCGCCATCCCGGTCTCTGACCTAGGGACGTGGCGGGCCGATCAGGCGGCCCTAGCCATTCGTCGGGGCCCTCGGCCGTGATTAGACGCGGCCGCTCACTTCTCTTGGTACATCTCCTCGATGAGGTCGCGGTAGCGCTCGGCGATGATCTGGCGCTTGAGCTTGAGGCTGGGGGTGACCTCGCCGGTCGCCACTGTGAACCCACGGTCGAGCAGGGCGCAGGGGCGGGGGCTATCGCCACTGCATCCGGGCCCGCGCATCGAGCTGATCCAGGAATGCCCGCCAGGAACCGGGATCGATGAAGGGATTATGGTCCTCGGTCTTGGCTGCCTGCCGGTCGAACGTCTGATTCTGGCCCGGATGCGCGCCGATGCAGATGTCAACCGTTTGCTCCCTGAGGCGAAACAAAGTACGGAGGTAGTCGTCCCGGCGGCTGCTCGGCAGGTTGTGTTTCCGCATGTACTCATCGGTGAGGGTATTGACTCCCGGACCGCCGTGTATGCCGACGCGCCACGCCCGCCCGCTCTCCTCGACGGAGAAGAAATACGACATCGTGCCCGGAGTGTGGCCGGGAGAGTGGATACAGCGGATATCGGTGTTCCCGATGGTGATCACGTCACCGTCGTCAAGCGGCCGGTCAACGTCGAATCCTTCGTGCCACTCCGTTCCGTATTCCGGCGTCCACGTCAGCTCGGGATGATCGCGAATGATGGTGACGTCCGCCTGCCCCAGCGCGGTGCGGGCGCCGGTAAGCTCCGCCAGCGCTGGGGTCCCGCCGCAGTGGTCGTAGTGCGCATGCAGGTGCAAGATCCAAGCGATGTCATCCGGGTCAAACCCCAGCCGACGTATGCTCTCGGTCAACAGATAGACGGTCTGTGGGAAGCCGGTGTCCAGCAGCACCAGCCCTTCGCCGGTGTCTATCAGGTGGCATGACACGTCGCGGTTGCCCACGTAGTAGAGCTCGCCCGCGATTCGGAACGGTGTGACCGCGTGCTTCCACGGGTGTTCACAGATGTCCGTCGTCATAATCTCCTCCCACAGGCCTTATTGCCGATCACATCACATGCCGGGCGGTCCCCAATTCCGGTCCCATCCGCGCAATGCACCGTCGGCGCACGAGTGCGCGGATTACTCCTCGTCACCGCTCCCGATATAGGTCCTCGATCAGCGCGCGGTAGCGCTCGGCGATGATCCGGCGTTTGAGCTTGAGGCTGGGAGTGACCTCGCCGGCAGCGATGGTGAATTCGCGGTCGAGCAGGGTGAAGCGGCGGATCTGTTCGTGGCGCGCGAGGTCGCGCAGCCGGTCTGCGCTCCGTTGCTCTATCAATGCGCGCACCTCGGGCCGCCCCACCAGCTCGGCGCGCGAGGCGAAGCTCAGCCCCTGCTCCCGCGCCCACGGCTCCAGGCGCTCGAAGTCGGGCACGATGAGCGCGCTCAGGAACTTGCGGCGGTCGCCGTGGACGACGACCTGGCTGATGAAGGGGTCGGTCTGGAGCGCGTTCTCGATGAGCTGCGGGGCGACGTTCTTGCCTGCGGCGGTGACGATAATATCCTTCTTGCGATCGGTGATGGTGAGGTAGCCTGCTTCATCGAGAAAACCGATGTCGCCGGTGTGCAGCCAGCCGCCAGCGATGGTGCGCGCGGTCTCCGCCTCCCGCCCGAAATACCCCTGCATGACATGGGGCCCGCGGGTGAGGATCTCGCCGTCGTCGGCGATGCGCACCTCGACCCCGGGGATCGGCGGGCCGACGGTGCCGTACCTGACCGCGGGTATAGGGTTGACGCAGATCACGGGCGAGCTCTCGGTGAGGCCGTAGCCCTCGCAAATGATGATGCCGGCGCCGCCGAAGAACTCGGCGATCTCGCGCGACAGCGGCGCCCCCCCGGAGATGAAGAAGCGCAGGCGTCCCCCCAGGCGCTCCCGCAGCTTGGTGAACACGAGCCTGCCGGCCACGGCGCACTCGAGCCGGAGCCAGGGGGAGAGGCGGCGCCCCTGGCGCCGCGCCGTCATGCGCGCCGCCCCCACGCCCAGCGCCCACTCGAAGATCGCGCGTTTCGCGCCCGTGGTCTGCGCCACCATCTCCATCACCCGCGCGTGGAGCTTCTCGTACAGCCGCGGCACCGCGGTCATGATCGTCGGCCGCACCTCCACCATGTTCTCCGCCACCGACTCCGCCGTCTGCGCGAAGGAAACGGTCGCCCCCGCCGTCATCATCATGTAATGATCGCAGGTGCGGGCGAAGATATGGCTCAGCGGCAGGACGTTGAGCAGCTCATCGCTTTGGCCGACGGGCAGCACCGCCAGGCACGCCCGCGCGTTGGATAGGAAGTTGTCGTGGGTGAGCATGACCCCCTTGGGCTCACCGGTGGTGCCGGAGGTGTAGATGATGCTGGCGAGGTCGTCGGAGCGCAGCCCAGCCGCCCGTTGCTCCAGGGCCGCGGCGCCGCGCGTGCGCTCCCACTCGGCGCCCTCCGCCATCACTTCCGCCAGTGAGAACACCATCGGATCGGGGCGCGGCTGAGGAGGCTCACAGCAGATAATGTGCGCGAGGCGTGGCAGGCTGCCCTTGACCGCCAGCACCTTCCGCAGTTGCTCGGAACCGGAGACGATGGCGACGCGCGCCTGCGAATCGGCGAGGATGTGCTCCACCTGCTTCGGCGTCAGCGTGACGTAGATGGGAACGGTAACCGCACCGACTGACAGGATCGCAAGGTCGGCGACTACCCACTCCGGGCGGTTCTCGCTGAGTAGCGCGACCTGCCGTTGCGGTTCCAGGCCGAGCGCGATCAGCCCCAGCGCCAGCTCGCGCACCCGCCGCCCGTACTCGGTCCACGAGATGTCGTCATAAACCCCGCCACGCTTATACCGGAGCGCGGCGCGCTCGCCGTAGCGCGCCACCTGCGCGCGAAAGACCTCGGGAATGGTCATCGGCTGTCCGGTCATGGCGCCGCTCCTCGCGAAGCGGATTCCCGTTGTGGCGCAAGCTCTCAGCCGGCGATGGTTTCGGCGATCACCTGCGCGATATCGCGCACCACCACCCCGTCGGCGCCGGCGTCCTTGACGCCGTCGTCGAGCATGGTCAGGCAGAAGGGGCACGCCACCGCGATCGTCGGGGCGCCGGTGCGCAGGGCCTCCGCGGTGCGCTCGGCGTTGATGCGCCGCCCCAGGGTTTCCTCCATCCACATGCGCCCGCCGCCAGCGCCGCAGCAGAAGCTGGTGCGCCGCCGCCGCGGCATCTCGACGATCTGCGCCCCCGACCGCCGCAGCGCCGCGCGCGGCGCATCATAGATCCCGTTGTAGCGCCCCAGGTAGCACGAATCGTGCAGCGTCATGCGCGCGCGCCCGTCGGGCCGCGCCGGCAAACGCCCGGCGGCCAGCAGCTCCGCCAGCAGCTCGCTGTGGTGCACCACCTGGTAGTGTCCGCCGAACGACGGGTACTCGTGCTTGAGCACGTTCAACCCGTGCGGGCAGGTGACGACGATCTTCTTCACCCCGCAGCCGTTGAGGAGCTCGACGTTGGCGCGCGCGATCGCCTCGAACAGGTACTCGTTGCCCAGCCGCCGCACCGCATCGCCGCAGCAGGGCTCCTCCGCCCCCAGGATGGCGAACGACACCCCCGCCGCCTGCAGGCAGCGCACCAGCGCCTGGCTCGCCGGACGGTTGCGATCGTCAAACGCCCCCGCGCATCCCACCCAGTAGAGATACTCGGCGTCAGGGCGGTCGCGCAGCAGCGGCACCTCCAGCCCCTGCGCCCATTTCGTGCGTCCGCCGGCGGGCATGGCGTAGGGGTTGCCGTTGGTTTCGATCTCCTTGAAGAAGTTGGTCAGCTCCGCCGGGAATTGCGATTCCATCATCACCAGCGAGCGCCGCAGGTCCACGATCTTGGGCACGTGCTCGATGAACACCGGGCACTGCTCCATGCACGCTCCGCAGGTGGTGCACGCCCACAGCGCGTCGGGGGTGATCTGCTTGAAGCCGATCAGCGGCTCGCACATCTCCGCCTGCGCCGGCGCGGGCGAGAAGTCACGCCACCGCCGCCCCGCGAGCAGGGCCGGGGCGTTGCGCCGCAGGTTGTCCTTCGCGTCGGCGATGATGTGCTTGGGCGACAAGGGCTTATCGGTGTTCCACGCGGGGCAGTTGTTGTCGCAGCGCCCGCACTGGGTGCAAGCATAGCCGTCGAGGAGCTGCTTCCAGGTGAAATCGGTGACCTTGGCGACGCCGAAAACCTCTGAGTTCTCGAAGTCCAGCCGCGCCAGGTCGGTCACGAATCCGCGGCGGCGCAGATAGACGTTGGGCAATGCGGCGAGGATATGCAGGTGCTTGGAATAGGGGAGGTAGTTGAGGAAGAACAGCAGCACCACCGCGTGCAGCCACCACAGGGCCTCATGCCACACGCCCAACCCCGTGTAGCTAAAGGTCAGCCAGCCAATTGTATTCGCGCCAGGGGTCCACCGCGAGTATGACAGTTGCCCAGTCGCCATCTCGATGCCCGTGGCCAGCAGCATGGCAACCATCAGCACGCCGATGAGGCCGATGATGATGAAGGCGTCGGGGCTGAGCGGCTCGATGTGCCGGGGCCGCAGCACCCAGCGGCGAAAGACGGCGTAGTTGATGGCGAAAAGTACCACTAGCGCCATGATGTCCTGGCTCGCCCGCAATACCCCCGCCGCCGTCGGGCCGAGGAGATCGAACCCCAGTCGCGGGTGAATCCCCCCGGCGATGAAAGCCAGGTTACCGAGCATGAGGACGAGGAAGCCCCAGAAGATGAAGACGTGATGCGCGCTGCCGCCGGCCGCGATAACGCGGCGCTGCAGGAAGCCGTAGTACAGCAGGTGGCCGATACGCCGCACCACGCTCCCGCGCCGATTCTCGGGCTGACCCAACCGCATCGCGCGATAGAGGCGCAGGCAGTTGGCGGCGAAGATGACCACCGCGGCGATTAACAGCAGCGTGAAGATAACCGATTTCGCTATCGGGTACATGCGCTCATCCGCGGCTACGTTCCTCCCACCCCGGCGCGCTTGAGCTCCGCAGTCAGGGCGGGCACGACTTCGAACACGTCGCCGACGATGCCGTAGTCGCACTTGGCGAAGATGGGAGCCT contains:
- a CDS encoding CvpA family protein codes for the protein MNQVDLFIIVILGVNIYYAVTRGLLRGLGDLAALFLALGLGSLVYPAPAAVLGFIGFPPLVRDLVGFIVAAVAIAVGVGYLFGHIAERRPLWPLLDHVGGGAAGAVIGSVLVSVLLLLSAAVTGSARPIERAALAEPFVELVPELHVAMDRVGLPIPKLVLLPPRYEQELVPMRYGPQFMRLNFARLEGATCIKCRGPVRFLGYRRVKGSRIAPKFVCLRCGRTSDGCQTFQGMHAIYGQCPVLVARQGVKLNCGIWTNPDWVYPLSPCPVDGNVFTGP
- a CDS encoding DUF3465 domain-containing protein; translation: MKRRTWTWTCLGLALAVAGLWALCARRPDGARAAERAFALRTSGIVLTVPGVVARILDDDTRSPRHQRFILRTARGQTLLVSHNLELAPRAPVRAGDAVTVRGQYEWNNEGGLLHNTHSRPRRPSGWIRLSRVGRTYH
- a CDS encoding MBL fold metallo-hydrolase; the encoded protein is MTTDICEHPWKHAVTPFRIAGELYYVGNRDVSCHLIDTGEGLVLLDTGFPQTVYLLTESIRRLGFDPDDIAWILHLHAHYDHCGGTPALAELTGARTALGQADVTIIRDHPELTWTPEYGTEWHEGFDVDRPLDDGDVITIGNTDIRCIHSPGHTPGTMSYFFSVEESGRAWRVGIHGGPGVNTLTDEYMRKHNLPSSRRDDYLRTLFRLREQTVDICIGAHPGQNQTFDRQAAKTEDHNPFIDPGSWRAFLDQLDARARMQWR
- a CDS encoding long-chain fatty acid--CoA ligase → MTGQPMTIPEVFRAQVARYGERAALRYKRGGVYDDISWTEYGRRVRELALGLIALGLEPQRQVALLSENRPEWVVADLAILSVGAVTVPIYVTLTPKQVEHILADSQARVAIVSGSEQLRKVLAVKGSLPRLAHIICCEPPQPRPDPMVFSLAEVMAEGAEWERTRGAAALEQRAAGLRSDDLASIIYTSGTTGEPKGVMLTHDNFLSNARACLAVLPVGQSDELLNVLPLSHIFARTCDHYMMMTAGATVSFAQTAESVAENMVEVRPTIMTAVPRLYEKLHARVMEMVAQTTGAKRAIFEWALGVGAARMTARRQGRRLSPWLRLECAVAGRLVFTKLRERLGGRLRFFISGGAPLSREIAEFFGGAGIIICEGYGLTESSPVICVNPIPAVRYGTVGPPIPGVEVRIADDGEILTRGPHVMQGYFGREAETARTIAGGWLHTGDIGFLDEAGYLTITDRKKDIIVTAAGKNVAPQLIENALQTDPFISQVVVHGDRRKFLSALIVPDFERLEPWAREQGLSFASRAELVGRPEVRALIEQRSADRLRDLARHEQIRRFTLLDREFTIAAGEVTPSLKLKRRIIAERYRALIEDLYRER
- a CDS encoding (Fe-S)-binding protein, with the protein product MYPIAKSVIFTLLLIAAVVIFAANCLRLYRAMRLGQPENRRGSVVRRIGHLLYYGFLQRRVIAAGGSAHHVFIFWGFLVLMLGNLAFIAGGIHPRLGFDLLGPTAAGVLRASQDIMALVVLFAINYAVFRRWVLRPRHIEPLSPDAFIIIGLIGVLMVAMLLATGIEMATGQLSYSRWTPGANTIGWLTFSYTGLGVWHEALWWLHAVVLLFFLNYLPYSKHLHILAALPNVYLRRRGFVTDLARLDFENSEVFGVAKVTDFTWKQLLDGYACTQCGRCDNNCPAWNTDKPLSPKHIIADAKDNLRRNAPALLAGRRWRDFSPAPAQAEMCEPLIGFKQITPDALWACTTCGACMEQCPVFIEHVPKIVDLRRSLVMMESQFPAELTNFFKEIETNGNPYAMPAGGRTKWAQGLEVPLLRDRPDAEYLYWVGCAGAFDDRNRPASQALVRCLQAAGVSFAILGAEEPCCGDAVRRLGNEYLFEAIARANVELLNGCGVKKIVVTCPHGLNVLKHEYPSFGGHYQVVHHSELLAELLAAGRLPARPDGRARMTLHDSCYLGRYNGIYDAPRAALRRSGAQIVEMPRRRRTSFCCGAGGGRMWMEETLGRRINAERTAEALRTGAPTIAVACPFCLTMLDDGVKDAGADGVVVRDIAQVIAETIAG